One Oncorhynchus mykiss isolate Arlee chromosome 9, USDA_OmykA_1.1, whole genome shotgun sequence genomic window, TCGCCGGCTGTTTTGAGCGGGGCATTCTGCTTGTCCCAGCTCGCCATATCTATCTATGCTGAATCTGAACATGCAGTGTCAGTTGGTAGGACTACCCCTAGGATGAGGCTACGGCATTTTTGTACAAACTATGATGCCACCAGGGTATAAGAATGCAATGGGTGCATTTTATCAAATGCCAATGCCTCCCATCACATGACGTGTAGCTCACATTTAAATGCTGTTCTTTATGACTAAAGTTGGAATTCAATCATTGCAGATAGAATGGTTCTGTTATAATTTACAGATGTAGCTAACATGAATCACTCTTGACTGTAGGTATTGTTAAAAGAAGAGAAATACTATTGCAATAATGAATTAAGACAAAGCTCAGAAATGTAAAGTGTTTAATACCAAGGATACAGTCAGCTGAGTGCATGCATTTAGAAAGTTCACAACACATTTTATACTCTTCCCTTGTAAGCGTCATCTCCCCAGCTATACATTTTTTGACCCCAATGATTTTCCCTCTGGCTCCCCTGTGGAATGCCCATTGTCCTCTTTTTGTTTAGCCAGATGTCAGAATCCCACCTCGTCCATCTTCTGTTCTGGGCCTCACCCTGCTGTCTGATCCTAGGCAATTTCCTCTTCTCTAATTAGGTCATGGTTTCTAAATTAGCATACACACAGTTTCATGGCCTAAACTCCATTAATACTCACAGTAATCATTCACTACACAGGATACAAACAAACTACAGTTTAACttgaaacatttacattttaataGAATCCAGTATGCTTATGCTTATTTCACAATGTGAGTCTTCCTTCAGACTCTTACATTATCCTCTGACTGCTCCGGGCCCTGGATTTATTTCATTTCACATGACTGCTTGTGTCCGGGATTTGATTTCTCCTGACCTCATTCCTGGGCTGGCTGTCTCTCTGGAGGATGTGCCTGACGCAAAAAAGTTTCAGGTGCGCGACTAAGAGTTATCGCCTGCAATTGGAACCCAAGTCTCGTTATCACTCTTGTTTTATAATCGTAACATTATCATCTTCTCACAGCTGCCCCATTTCCAAAACAGTGCATGGTTGGTAGACAGTCGGTGGCACGGGGTCTGGTCTGTAGTGGCCTTGTAATTTTATCTTTCTGAAGACAATTGAAAAATCATGGTTTTCTCCACGTGCTCCTTGGGATTTTTTTGATCACGTGTTTTATCATTCACGTTTTTCTTCTTTCTCAAAGGGTTAGGATACTAAGGGGAGACTCATTCACACAACGGCATGCCATCGCCCACAACTGCTGTAATCGGAGTGAGTGATGGTGACTTTATTTAGTTACACTTGCTGAATGATTattcgtggggggggggggggggcggggagtTTCCTAATCTGCACATCAAGCGAAAAACATTGCCTCCCTGCTCAGCACGCACCCCTTTCCAACACTGTCCTTGGggtataaaatatatattggaCCAGAATCTGGTCAGGATTAGGAGTTTTTCAATATCAGACAATTGGAGACTAAAATACCTGAACATATACAGTTTCACAACCACCTGTCTCTTAATTTAAGACCCATGTTAAGGAATACAGATGGGACATATTCATGCAGTAGGAATAGCTAAATGGGACAAAGTGAAAGAACTTGACCCTTATATCTTTATAGTTTATTGAACTGAGCAgtagtcacacagacagacaccgtaTACATTGTTTTGTACATGACTAGTGCAGCTTTAATCACATTTTGTTTGAATATAGCATACAGATTTGTAACAGCTCCCAGCTAATATGTAAACCATCACTTCATAATAATAAGAATAGCTATTGGATTGAAAGAAACTACCGACGTGACTGGCAGGTAAACAAGCCAATGGAGCATTGAGTAAGATCTGTATCAAACTTTTTAAAGGGATTTACTTTTTATCAACTCCCCTAGGATGCAACATGTGTTAAGTTTCCTCACAGATTGCATTTGCTACATGCTCTGAGTCTGACTGCAGCCCATGTCTCTGTTTTGCACACACATTTCTGTGCACTATTGTTGACGCAGATCATGGTGACAAAATTAGGCAATGGCAGTTTGTGTTCCCACAAGGCAATGTGAAACCCAAGTCATTCCCCATGGAGTTGTCTGTCTTCAGTCTAGCATCACTGGGTTACCAACTTCTTCCATATTAGCAGTTGCACCCCTCACAATGCTTATTGCCTGATTTAGGGCAATTGATAACTTATCAATAATACCCAGCTGATTCTCAACATTACTGTTGACCTATGTAAGGAGCACCTGTACTTCATGAATGGTCTCTTCATAGGATTGCCTTTGTAGCAACCCGCCAGAAGTGGTAGTCTACACTCAGCAATTGAAGCATACTCTACACATTTTAAAGTGTGAGAATGTCTCACTATTCATTGTTGAAATAAGTAACTTGAGCGACTGGGGAAGGGAAGTAATTGTAATTTATGATTGGATCATACAGTTTTATGTATGGCCAATCCCTTGTTAAATGAAAGGTAACCAATCACAAGTGAGAGAaactatagagccccacagtggtgtcataatacccataaaacctaccaGTCAaatagggaaatggttccaattgtttttccaccattaattttagaaacacttaaaataagggctgtgattcgtgtaggcttaccctggcgtggcgttttgataaccatgtaaatcatTCTcggaccacccctcatcactgtcaagcgctccctaaaacacttctgcgagcaggcctttctaatcgacctggcccaggtatcctggaaggatattgacctcaacccgtcagtagaggatgcctggttgttcttttaaaagtgctttcctcaccatcttaaataagcatgcccctttcaataaaaaaaaaaaactaagaacagatatagcccttggttcactccagactactgcccttgaccagcacaaaatcaCCCTGTGGTGTACTACACTAGCttcgaacagtccccgcgatatgcaacttttcagggaagtcaggaaccaatacacacagtcagttaggatagcaaaggctagctttttcaagcagacatttgcatcctgcagcactaattccaaaaagtttgagactgtaaagtccatggagaataagagtacctcctcccagctgcccactgcactgagactaggaaacactgtcaccactgataaatccatgataatcgagacTTTCAATAACCATTTCTCTATAGCTGGCCattctttccacctggctaccccaaccccggccaacagctctgcattccccacagcaactggcccaagccccccttcctgcttctccttcacccaaatccagacagctgatgttctgaaagagctgcaaaatctggatccctacaaatcagctgggctagacaatctggaccctctctttctaaactTATCCGCCGCCTTtgtgcaacccctattactagtctgttcaacctctctttcgtatcgtctgagattcctaaagattggaaagcggcctcggtcatccctctcttcaaagggggagacacccttgacgcaaactgttacagacctatatccatcctgcccttactttctaaagtcttcgaaagccaagtgaacaaccAGATCACCGACCAATTCGAAttccactgtaccttctccgctatgcaatctggtttcccagcgggtcacgggtgcacctcagccacgctcaaggtcctaaacgatatcataactgccatcgataaaagacagtactgtgcagccgtcttcatcgacctggccaaggttttaAAATTCTGTCAATAACCATATTCTTAATAGGcatactcaacagccttggtttctcaaatgatggATCACCAACTAcctctcagagttcagtgtgtcaaatcggagggcctgttgtctctggcagtctctatgggggtgccacagggttgaATTCTtaggccgactcttttctatgtatatatcaatgatgtcactcttgctgcgggtgattctttgatccacctctactcagacgacaccattctgtatacatctggcccttctttggacactgtgttaacaaacctccagatgagcttcaacgtcatacaacactccttccgtggcctccaactgctctaaaatgcaagtaaaactaaatgcatactcttcaaccgattgctgcccgcaccctcctgcccgactagcatcactactctgacttagaatatgtggacaactacaaatacctaggtgtctggctagactgtaaactgtccttccagactcacattaagcatcgccaatccaaagttaaatgtagagttggcttcctatttcgcaacaaagcctccttcactcatgctgccaaacatacccaggtaaaactgaccatcctaccgatccttgacttcaacGATGTCatttagcctccaacactctactcagcaaactggatgcgatctgacagtgccatccgttttgtcaccaaagcctcatatactacccatcactgcgtcctgttggctggtcctcgctccATATTCGTCGCCAAAACCTACTTGCCgataggtcatctataagtctttgctaggtaaagctctgccttatctcagctcactggtcaccatagcaacacccaccggtagcacgcgctccagcaggtatatttcactggtcatccccaaagcggcacctttggccacctttccttccagttgtctgctgccaatgactggaacgaattgcaaaaatcactgaagttggagacttatacagttgaagtcggaggtttacatacacttaggttggagtcattacaactcgtttttcaacctctccacaaatttcttgttaacaaactatagtttttgcaagtcggttaggagatctactttgtgcatgacaagtaatttttccaacaattttttacagacagattatttcactatcacaattccagtgtgtcagaagttaacatacactaagttgactgtgcctttaaacagcttggaaaattccagaaaattatgtcatggctttagatgcttctgataggctaattaacatattttgagtcaattggaggtgtacctgtggatgtatttcaaggcctaccttcaaactcagtgcctctttgctttacatcatgggaaaatcaaaataaatcagccaagacctcaaaaagaaaaaaaaattgtagacctccacaagtctcgttcatccttgggagcaatttccaaacacctgaaggtaccacgtaaatctgtacaaacaatagtacgcaagtataaacaccatgggacgtaGTTGTCTATACCACTCTGGaatgagacgcgttctgtctcctagagaagaacgtactttggtgcgaaaagtgcaaatcaatcccagaacaacagcaaaggaccttgtgaaaatgctggaagaaacaggtacaaaagtatctatatccacagtaaaatgagtcctatatcgacataacctgaaaggcctctcagcaaggatgaagccacttctccaaaaccgccataaaaagccagactacggtttgcaactgcacgtggggacaaagatcatactttttggagaaatgtcctctggtctgatgaagcaaaaatagaactgtttggccataatgaccatcttgatgtttggaggaaaaaggaggaggcttgcaaaccgaagaacactatcccaaacgtgaatcacgggggtggcagcatcatgttgtgggggcgctttgctgcaggagggactggtgttcTGATATTTATCCAACATCACTGAAAGCATAATCATCACTATCTGCAACTGGTAGTTCTCAACAAGATCAGGTATCCTTCTCAAAATGtccttattttatttatttatttcaactttatttaaccttaTGATTGTAACATGTTTCAGTCACAATGCTGCAGTGGAGTCATTGTGGCTATGCTGTAACACCATGATAGTAGTAAAATCTTGAACCTGAATCTCAAAAACACCATCTAGCTAAGGCATAACGTACATACGAAGCAAGACTGCATAGTCCTTAGTATCAGTCATTACATTTCACAGGCCTATTTTTAAAGTGCACTAACGCATGTTCATCAAAATCTAACTTTGTTTACTTAATTTATGGCAGTCTGCTTTTGGTCCATGGCCTGTCTGTTTTTCACTCCAGTATAAGTAATTAGTGCACACTCAAAGCCATATATCTGAAATACTGCATTAAAACTATTACTGAAATTATAAAGAAGTTAATTATCCTTTTAGCACCATACTATGGCCATTGCTAATGTACAAGAGGTCCTCTTTTCCTCAAGTGCGATATAGCTTCAGAGCTTTTAAGATAGTATTATTCAGCACTTTTATGTCAGTCTTTAAGAGTTTCATTTGTTTGTCCCTAATCCAACAGGGAGATCACTTCATCATTTATCGTCTCTAGCACACTCTGTATTGTCTTTTCTCACTCTCAGAAAGGCAGAGTTTCCATGAAAATTTTGTCCACTATGGGGGGTGGTATGACCAAGTCCTCAAGCTTAAGATAGAAGATGCGCTGCAGGCCCTGGGTGCAGAGAGTCCGTAGCTCGGGCAGTTTTCCCAGGAGGCGGGACAGGTAGTTGGGCCGAGTGGAGTCCGAGGCGCAGCTCGAGACATGATCTCTGAGACAGGTGATGAGCTGGTTCTGGAACTCCTCCACCCGCTTGGGCTCCTTCAGGCCGTGGCGGTCTGGAGAATCAGGAGACAGAAAAGGCTTCGCGTGTGACCAGAAAGTGTGGAGAGTATCGTTTTTTACATTTATCATTATTCTGTAACACAATAACATGATGTAAGCCTGTGAATCAAGATAGATGTAGATCCAGCTTGTTCAGGCAACTCAGGTCAGGGTGAACATAAAGATTGACATTGCAACATGGCGCCTGCAGTCATACCGTACTGGATTATGGTGTGATGTCTCTGTTAACAGAGCCTGACAGGCTGGCGCGTATGCGTAGGTGGGTTGAGCTCTCACCAGTGATTATGACCAGGGTTGTGAGGCAGGAGAAGGACGACATGTCCAGGTTCATGCGGTGGAGGCTCTGGGAGAAGTCCATGATGGAGTCTATCCAGTCACCGAAGCCCCGTACACACTGCATCCGGTGAAGCACCACTCCATTGCAGAATATCAGCTTGTGTGTCTCAGGGTTGATCCTTGGAAAGAGAATATAAATAGGATGGATTAACAATGTCTTTGATACCCATGATTGTTGCTTCTAAAATATCTGCACAATGTGAGTTGTGGGTGCAATCAATCCTGTCATTCATATTTTATGTACTTTAGAATCCTAGCAATACAGTGACCAATATCAATACAACACAGTTATAGCTCTGTATATGCAAGGTGGTCTTCTggaccatttttttttatttttacaatgacATAATTTGGTTCTTCTTACCTGTATGCTAGTCGCAAGATGAACAGTTCCATGAAGGCGGACTCCAGTAGCAGCTCCTGGTCCTCAGAGCAGAAGGCAGTGAACCCAGGGATGCTCTCAGCCCACTTGCTAATCACGTCCATGGATGCCGTGAGGAGGTTGTAGAACTGTTTGACGTCACCAACGCCCACTTTCTCTGACAGACTGGTCACAGTCTCCTGGTACTGAATTAGAAACGAGGGAGAAGGGTTAGTTCCATTAGGGGAATTCCCTGCATTCTTTTGGTTCAATTtataacaccatagtgccctccaagctcgtcatcaagccctgggtctcgaccccgccctgtgcaactgggtactggacttcctgacgggccgcccccaggtggtgagggtaggcaacaacatttccaccccgctgatcgtcaacactggggccccacaagggtgcgttctgagccctctcctgtactccctgttcacccacgactgcgtggctacgcacgcctccaactcaatcatcaagtttgcggacgacacaacagtggtaggcttgattaccaacaacgactagacggcctacagggaggaggtgagggccctcggagtgtggtgtcaggaaaataacctcacactcaacgtcaacaaaactaaggagatgattgtggacttcaggaaacagcagagggaacacccccctatccacatcgatggaacagtagtggagagggtagtaagttttaagttcctcggcgtacacatcacagacaaactgaattggtccacccacacagacagcatcgtgaagaaggtgcagcagcgcctcttcaacctcaggaggctgaagaaattcggcttgtcaccaaaagcactcacaaacttctacagatgcacaatcgagagcatcctgtcgggctgtatcaccgcctggtacggcaactgctccgcccacaaccgtaaggctctccagagggtagtgaggtctgcacaacgcatcaccgggggcaaactacctgccctccaggatacctacaccatccgatgtcacaggaaggccataaagatcatcaaggacaacaaccacccgagccactgcctgttcaccccgctatcatccagaaggcgaggtcagtacaggtgcatcaaagctgggaccgagagactgaaaaacagcttctatctcaaggtcatgagactgttaaacagccaccactaacattgagtggctgctgccaacacactggctcaactccagccactttaataatgggaattgatgggaaatgtaaaatatatcactagccactttaaacaatgctacctaatataatgtttacataccctacattattcatctcatatgtatatgtatatactgtactctatatcgtctactgcatctttatgtaatacatgtatcactagccactttaactatgccactttgtttacatactcatcttatatgtatatactgcactcaataccatctactgtatcttgcctatgccgctctgtaccatcactcattcatatatctttatgtacatattctttatccccttacacttgtgtctgtctataaggtagtagttttggaattgttagctagattacttgttggttattactgcattgtcggaactagaagcacaagcatttcgctacactcgcattaacatctgctaaccatgtgtatgtgacaaataagatttgatttgatgctccATCCTTAGAGTACCAACAGCGACCTTAAACGCCAAAAAACAATAAGTCATAATAGACAGACCACAATGGAGAATTTGCAGTAGTCCTTACCTTAGAGTAGTCCAGTTTCCCAACACTAGGGTTTGAGTCAATGTGTGCCCTCACAAGAGAGGCAATGATATTAACTGGAGACTCAGCAGAAGATAGGTCCTGGGCTGTTTTTGGCTTGGAGGGCAGACGACCTCTTCGACCTTTTAAGCTATCTGTTCTCACAacttggagagagcgagagagatacaaGGTCAATAATGTCTTAgcaactgagagagaaacagtagtTATTGTGAAAGATGTGGTAGTAAAATGCATTTGAAGTGCTGGGCTCACCTTCTTTCATCATGCCTTCTGCCAGGCACTTCTGAAAACGACAGAATTGACAGCGATTCCGTCGCCTCTTGTCCACCGGACAGTCCTTGTTGGCAAGACACACGTATTTGGCTTTTTTCTGTACAGTACGCTGCAAAGAACACAGAAAAAAAACCTTAGCTATTAAGTTCAGGCTAGCAATGGAgatgcatatttttttattttaccaggtaaattgactgagaaaacattctcatttgcagcaacaacctggggaatagttacaggggagaggaatgagccaattgtaaactggggattattaggtgaccgtgatggtttgaggtccagattgggaatttagccaggacaccggggttaaaacccctactcttacaataagtgccatgtgatctttaatgacctcagagagtcaggacacccatttaatgtcccatccaaaagacagcaacctacacagggcagtgtccccaatcactgccctggggaattgggatatttatttttttagatcagaggaaagagtgcctcctactggaggccctccaacaccacttccagcagcatctggtctcccatccaggaactgaccagtaccaaccctgcttagcttcagaagcaagccagcagtggtatgcagggtggtatgctgctggcgaaTATATGAATTGTGTTTGCATTGCATGAAAAATGCATTATACACCAATTTATGAAATAAATTGACAGAAGAGGAAAAAGCTGCTCACCTT contains:
- the LOC110532548 gene encoding probable nuclear hormone receptor HR38, which gives rise to MACIHPLHGVHSYDNSLYNSESLSLDLTCRLAMDVSSQTDQLSDASLPSINSLVGTYTSEFDASSCQIATAPTTSSTDSVHESPFKKDDFQIYGCYPGSFALSYFDEALSSGGSECFGSPASAQSPCTPGFQPQLASAWASASGPYSPSLDCWVADKTALLQTSSFFTYGPGSVEDLSPLDQPQPQLADQGHFCQEQHPSLLSFSPLTLEPGTLDDSGFMEGSMSLKPNSPTGNEGRCAVCGDNASCQHYGVRTCEGCKGFFKRTVQKKAKYVCLANKDCPVDKRRRNRCQFCRFQKCLAEGMMKEVVRTDSLKGRRGRLPSKPKTAQDLSSAESPVNIIASLVRAHIDSNPSVGKLDYSKYQETVTSLSEKVGVGDVKQFYNLLTASMDVISKWAESIPGFTAFCSEDQELLLESAFMELFILRLAYRINPETHKLIFCNGVVLHRMQCVRGFGDWIDSIMDFSQSLHRMNLDMSSFSCLTTLVIITDRHGLKEPKRVEEFQNQLITCLRDHVSSCASDSTRPNYLSRLLGKLPELRTLCTQGLQRIFYLKLEDLVIPPPIVDKIFMETLPF